A region of Vitis vinifera cultivar Pinot Noir 40024 chromosome 13, ASM3070453v1 DNA encodes the following proteins:
- the LOC100249572 gene encoding zinc finger protein 10 — protein MGQAQYLMLMNKKHILNSHCQAPMSLFNDSWEEQAFAEDAAGALGLGGCIWPPRSYSCSFCRREFKSAQALGGHMNIHRRDRARLKQSLSPHNETDLHSQNHGSHKPDSNPGPGFLSSPLSPSRVSALSTLESFSEHSFVSPPYSSSILQGHPKGSSCSSPPTWSDSVAVTLLSISDSKAELQKNQTKEESAIQSHEGSTVQTDLSVSLNSVSRRNRSTGSDDDEATVGFKRPKTAVLSLPFFLNPCPQQRHPLQPEVLGPKPSSMEDIDLELRLGDLPKVK, from the coding sequence ATGGGGCAAGCTCAGTACCTCATGTTGATGAACAAGAAACATATTCTGAATTCCCATTGTCAAGCACCGATGAGCTTGTTCAACGATTCGTGGGAAGAACAAGCTTTCGCAGAAGATGCTGCAGGAGCTCTTGGACTTGGAGGATGCATATGGCCTCCCAGATCGTATTCATGTAGTTTCTGTAGAAGAGAATTTAAGTCTGCTCAAGCCTTAGGTGGTCACATGAATATCCATAGGAGGGATAGAGCTAGGCTCAAACAGTCTCTTAGTCCCCACAATGAAACTGACCTTCATAGTCAAAATCATGGTTCTCACAAACCTGACTCCAATCCCGGGCCCGgttttctttcatcacctctCTCTCCTTCTAGGGTTTCAGCTTTATCGACTCTGGAGAGTTTTAGTGAGCATAGCTTTGTCTCTCCACCTTATTCCTCTTCTATTCTCCAAGGACACCCAAAGGGATCTTCTTGTTCTTCCCCTCCAACTTGGTCTGATTCCGTGGCAGTCACACTCCTCAGTATCTCAGATTCAAAAGCTGAATTACAAAAGaatcaaacaaaagaagaatCTGCAATCCAGAGCCATGAGGGTAGTACAGTGCAAACTGATTTATCTGTGAGCTTGAATTCAGTTTCTCGTCGAAATCGATCAACTGGCTCCGATGATGATGAAGCCACTGTCGGCTTTAAAAGACCTAAAACTGCTGTTTTGTCACTGCCGTTCTTCCTTAACCCTTGTCCACAACAAAGGCATCCTCTCCAACCAGAAGTACTTGGACCCAAACCTAGCTCCATGGAGGACATTGATCTTGAGCTTAGGCTTGGTGATCTGCCAAAGGTGAAGTAG
- the LOC100244414 gene encoding uncharacterized protein LOC100244414 — translation MSQAREPSYGPFKACNFVVFSIEKPSDILFRVIRCAVLIFLVTSLSLVLYSAVTGQTRWFPFPEGAAQYSGGPYGTTDYISGDNLGETNISHVQFGIAGSVATWKDRRHYSELWWKPNVSRGYVWLDGKPDAAVPWPKSSPPYRVSEDWSRFKYSSSQSAVRIARIVSESFRVGLPNVRWFVMGDDDTVFFTENLVSVLAKYDHRQVYYIGANSESVEQDVMHSYGMAFGGGGFAVSYGLAAKLATMLDGCLDRYYRFYGSDQRIWACVSEIGVSLTAERGFHQMDIRGDPYGLLAAHPVAPLVSLHHIDAVSPMFPSHTHLDSLKSLFRAYQVDPARILQQSFCYDHRRNWSISVSWGYTAQLYPWFVPAHILDKPLQTFQTWRSRSQGPFTFNTRQVTSDPCEQPVIYFLEEVREVAKGETMSSYGRAVAQPEKACQRPDYAPVMAVQRIKVSTLKMSPQDWKKAPRRQCSEIVKLKDSTLQVKIRSCKP, via the exons ATGTCTCAGGCTCGTGAACCCAGTTACGGCCCGTTCAAAGCTTGCAATTTTGTTGTGTTTTCCATTGAAAAACCTTCTGATATTCTCTTTCGGGTTATCAGATGTGCGGTACTGATTTTTCTTGTCACCTCCTTATCACTTGTTCTCTACTCGGCTGTCACGGGTCAAACTCGGTGGTTTCCGTTCCCGGAAGGCGCCGCCCAATATTCTGGCGGACCCTACGGAACCACCGACTATATTTCCGGGGATAATCTCGGCGAAACGAACATATCGCACGTACAATTCGGGATTGCGGGTTCGGTGGCCACATGGAAGGACCGCAGGCACTATAGCGAACTGTGGTGGAAACCCAACGTCAGCCGCGGGTACGTCTGGCTCGACGGCAAACCTGACGCCGCCGTTCCATGGCCGAAAAGTTCGCCGCCGTACCGGGTTTCGGAGGACTGGTCGCGGTTCAAGTACTCATCTTCGCAATCCGCAGTCCGGATCGCCCGAATCGTGTCGGAGAGTTTCCGGGTCGGGTTACCGAATGTGAGGTGGTTCGTGATGGGAGACGACGATACGGTGTTCTTCACTGAGAATTTAGTTTCGGTGTTAGCGAAGTACGATCACCGTCAGGTGTACTACATTGGGGCCAACTCGGAGAGCGTTGAACAGGATGTCATGCACTCGTATGGCATGGCGTTTGGCGGTGGCGGATTCGCTGTTAGTTACGGCCTGGCGGCGAAACTGGCGACGATGTTGGACGGTTGCCTCGACCGCTACTACAGATTCTACGGCTCTGATCAGAGGATCTGGGCGTGTGTAAGCGAGATCGGTGTCTCTCTCACAGCAGAACGTGGGTTCCACCAG ATGGACATAAGAGGGGACCCATATGGTCTCCTAGCTGCACACCCGGTGGCACCACTGGTCTCACTCCATCACATTGATGCAGTGAGCCCCATGTTCCCGAGCCATACCCACCTAGATTCACTTAAATCTCTCTTCCGCGCATACCAGGTCGACCCGGCCCGAATCCTACAGCAGAGTTTCTGCTATGACCATAGGCGAAACTGGTCCATCTCCGTCTCCTGGGGCTACACAGCCCAGCTGTACCCGTGGTTCGTGCCGGCCCACATTTTAGACAAGCCGTTGCAGACGTTTCAGACGTGGCGGAGTCGGAGCCAGGGGCCTTTCACCTTCAATACCCGACAGGTTACGTCCGACCCGTGCGAGCAGCCGGTTATATACTTCCTCGAGGAGGTTCGGGAGGTTGCGAAGGGTGAGACCATGAGTAGCTATGGGAGGGCTGTGGCCCAACCAGAGAAGGCGTGTCAACGTCCAGATTATGCTCCTGTAATGGCGGTGCAGAGAATCAAAGTCTCCACATTGAAGATGAGTCCTCAGGACTGGAAAAAG GCGCCACGCAGGCAATGCAGTGAGATTGTGAAGTTGAAGGATTCCACACTGCAAGTAAAGATCAGAAGCTGCAAGCCTTGA
- the LOC100244370 gene encoding thylakoid lumenal 15 kDa protein 1, chloroplastic — protein sequence MALLLNVSLSSKLPPFPILKPHLSFPKPHLNSSLFHNTNSATPQGNGINFDHLHLSVTRGSFVALLSASLFFVDPALAFKGGGPYGAEVTRGQDLTGKDFSGKSLIKQDFKTSILRQANFKGANLLGASFFDADLTGADLSDADLRGADFSLANVTKANLSNANLEGALATGNTSFRGSIITGADFTDVPLREDQREYLCKVADGVNPTTGNATRETLLCN from the exons ATGGCTCTCCTCCTCAACGTCTCCCTCTCTTCCAAGCTCCCCCCATTCCCCATTCTCAAACCACATCTCTCTTTCCCCAAACCCCACCTCAACTCTTCTCTCTTCCACAACACCAACTCTGCTACGCCCCAG GGAAATGGAATCAACTTTGATCATCTTCACTTGTCCGTTACTAGGGGAAGCTTTGTTGCTCTTCTCTCGGCTTCTCTCTTCTTTGTCGATCCCGCGCTCGCTTTCAAG GGAGGGGGTCCGTACGGCGCGGAAGTGACCAGAGGCCAGGATCTCACCGGCAAGGATTTCAGCGGGAAGAGTTTGATCAAGCAAGACTTCAAAACG TCCATACTCAGACAAGCCAATTTTAAAGGTGCCAATTTACTCGGCGCTAGTTTCTTTGATGCTGATTTAACAG GGGCTGATCTTTCTGATGCTGATCTTAGAGGTGCAGATTTTTCTTTGGCAAATGTGACAAAG GCAAATTTGAGCAATGCTAATCTGGAAGGTGCACTGGCTACAGGAAACACATCTTTTCGTGGATCAATTATAACAGGCGCAG ACTTCACTGATGTGCCTCTGAGAGAGGATCAACGGGAATACCTTTGTAAAGTTGCTGATGG GGTGAATCCAACAACAGGAAATGCAACACGAGAAACACTGCTGTGCAATTAG